One Bacillus sp. 1780r2a1 DNA segment encodes these proteins:
- a CDS encoding HNH endonuclease: MKGYIGVTSREWFTYLSLHNKASEFNFWRKDTKNFQSLTKGEPFFFLVKNDKRVKGERAVLGMATYLRFEVLKASEAWDRYRNANGDDEKEVFIGRMNTMFGAGAHTGQIGCIILTDFKLFYNPVLLSEIGIPFKNSVVSGKGITEAEVEAVLEYGFSTVGDVIRKLTEADLIGFTEDDEGFSEGKIKLKQHLVRERNPEVIKLAKERFLQKHGKLFCEVCKFDFQQYYGELGNGYIEGHHTKPVSEMDDNHETKVEDIALVCANCHRMLHRKRPWLSISELQQLLHIKNPWIS, from the coding sequence ATGAAGGGTTATATTGGAGTTACGTCTAGGGAGTGGTTTACGTATTTATCTTTGCATAATAAAGCAAGCGAATTTAACTTTTGGCGTAAGGATACTAAAAACTTTCAATCCCTAACCAAGGGAGAACCGTTCTTTTTTCTTGTGAAAAATGATAAGAGAGTTAAAGGCGAAAGAGCGGTATTGGGAATGGCTACGTACCTGCGTTTCGAGGTACTAAAAGCATCAGAAGCATGGGACAGATACCGTAATGCCAATGGTGATGACGAGAAAGAAGTTTTTATAGGTAGAATGAATACTATGTTTGGAGCTGGTGCACATACGGGGCAAATAGGATGTATCATTCTTACAGACTTCAAACTATTTTATAATCCAGTGTTATTAAGCGAAATAGGGATACCGTTTAAAAATAGCGTTGTATCTGGAAAAGGGATAACAGAAGCAGAAGTAGAAGCCGTTTTAGAGTATGGATTTAGTACGGTTGGTGATGTAATACGTAAGCTGACCGAAGCAGATCTTATTGGCTTTACGGAAGATGATGAAGGATTTTCAGAAGGGAAAATAAAGCTAAAACAACACTTAGTCAGAGAACGTAATCCTGAAGTGATCAAGCTAGCAAAGGAACGTTTCTTACAAAAGCACGGTAAGTTATTTTGCGAGGTATGCAAGTTTGATTTTCAGCAATACTACGGTGAGCTAGGAAATGGTTATATAGAAGGTCATCATACGAAACCTGTATCAGAAATGGACGACAATCATGAAACAAAAGTAGAAGATATCGCTCTAGTATGTGCTAACTGTCACCGTATGCTACATCGTAAACGACCATGGTTGTCAATAAGTGAACTCCAGCAATTACTACATATAAAAAATCCATGGATTTCATAA